A genomic stretch from Candidatus Zixiibacteriota bacterium includes:
- a CDS encoding 7-carboxy-7-deazaguanine synthase QueE, protein MRIAEIFYSIQGEGRLAGVPSAFVRTSGCNLRCAWCDTPYTSWRPTGREWSVEAVVEAVRAYPTRHAVITGGEPLIARDIEALASRLKDLCFHVTIETAATLFKPVACDLLSISPKLANSTPWKRQRGRFANMHEGRRLNLEVIQRFVEAYDYQLKFVVEDESDLGEVEALLERLHGIQRERVLLMAQARTRRELRERGPLIAELCRRHGYAYSPRLQIDLYGNRRGT, encoded by the coding sequence GTGCGGATCGCGGAGATCTTCTATTCGATTCAGGGCGAAGGCAGGCTGGCGGGGGTCCCCTCGGCCTTCGTGCGGACGTCGGGATGCAACCTCCGCTGCGCGTGGTGCGATACGCCCTACACGTCATGGCGGCCGACGGGGCGCGAATGGAGCGTCGAGGCCGTCGTCGAGGCGGTCCGGGCCTACCCGACCCGGCACGCGGTGATCACCGGCGGCGAGCCCCTGATCGCCCGCGACATCGAGGCGCTCGCCAGCAGGCTGAAGGATCTTTGCTTTCACGTCACGATCGAGACGGCGGCGACGCTCTTCAAGCCCGTCGCGTGCGACCTGCTCTCGATCAGCCCCAAGCTCGCCAACTCAACCCCCTGGAAGAGGCAGCGGGGCAGGTTCGCGAACATGCACGAAGGCAGGCGGCTGAACCTCGAGGTGATCCAGCGTTTCGTGGAAGCCTACGACTACCAGCTCAAGTTCGTGGTCGAGGACGAAAGCGACCTTGGGGAGGTCGAAGCCCTCCTCGAGCGCCTGCACGGCATCCAAAGGGAGCGGGTTCTCCTGATGGCGCAGGCGCGGACCCGGCGCGAGCTGCGGGAGCGCGGTCCGCTCATCGCCGAGCTGTGCAGGCGGCACGGCTATGCCTACTCGCCGCGGCTGCAGATCGACCTCTACGGCAATCGCCGCGGCACCTGA
- a CDS encoding transglycosylase domain-containing protein, protein MRKWRRRAIAALLLTGLVLLEIRASLLQSWFFTSTNERLFYELAEGKNPNLALPRPAPYDERRGYSKIAVFQARLESQGYEVTRQARQSETMVELIRRGISPPYPEAAGAGIDIRGQDGRPLFRYAQSDFLFEKLEDIPPLLIRTLLFLENRDLDSPDSPWQNPAIEWERLIKAAFLYVGSKLFLPVSVQGGSTLAVQLEKFRHSPHGRTDSPLEKLRQLIGASLKAYREGANTRRWRNRIIVDYLNSVPLAAAPGYGEIHGIGEGLHAWFGLDLKEVVAALKKPGAGPEKARAYKHVLTLLIAVRAPSVFLVEERDSLEEKVGQFTRLMARAGVIDWELAAAVQGTPIQFLPAAPLAPQPSSVKNKAANSIRTALMELLGVTNLYDLNRLDLQVASTIDVPLQKYVTDFLHSLADRETVQRYNLNGERLLEGKDPRKVIYSFLLVEPTPAGNLVRVQADNLPGPLDFNKSVKLELGSTAKLRTLTHYLEIMAELHRELKGLDPGALRQRAQNARDPLTRWAAASLQEHQGLELEPFLELALERKYSASPHEDFFTGGGLHRFENFDPDDDRRIPTLREAFRNSTNLVFIRLMRDLVSYHRARLPYDADAVLSDPEHPERLRLLREIAEEESRGVLRRSYQLYQGAAAGQIVERLLGQRRTARHLAILFFAWKIGSDEPALAAWLSSHGESHSARVVSELFRSYSNPRLNLSDYGYLLSVHPLELWCAGMLARKPTMSWQELYEASAEARRVSSGWLLQSRNRRPQDLRLRIRAERDAFARMTPYWQRLGFPFKTMVPSYATAIGNSSDRPVALAELLGILVNDGERLRRSVLDKIHFAPGTPYETVFEQQPKGGERVLAPEVARAVRRAMAEVVEHGTARRLKGVFRLRDGRLLVVGGKTGSGDNRYETFNRHGAVTSSRPTNRTAAFVFYIGKRYFGVVTAYVQGQEAGDYHFTSALPVTILKLLAPAILAVLDGKAPPADLRVWSPHEPAGLLHASAIRPEFPPRGAGDQVPRRLP, encoded by the coding sequence GTGAGAAAATGGCGGCGCCGTGCGATTGCCGCGTTGCTGCTGACCGGTCTGGTCCTCCTCGAGATCCGCGCGTCGTTGCTCCAGTCATGGTTTTTCACCAGCACGAACGAACGGCTCTTTTACGAGCTCGCCGAGGGGAAAAACCCGAACCTGGCCCTGCCGCGGCCCGCCCCCTACGATGAACGCAGAGGGTACTCGAAAATCGCGGTGTTTCAGGCGCGCCTCGAGAGCCAGGGGTACGAGGTCACCCGGCAGGCGCGGCAGTCGGAAACCATGGTCGAGCTGATCCGCCGCGGCATTTCCCCTCCCTATCCCGAGGCGGCGGGGGCCGGGATCGACATCCGCGGGCAGGACGGTCGTCCCCTGTTCCGCTATGCGCAGTCCGATTTTCTGTTCGAGAAGCTGGAGGATATCCCGCCCCTGTTGATCCGCACCCTGCTGTTCCTGGAAAACCGCGATCTCGACAGCCCGGACTCGCCGTGGCAAAACCCCGCAATCGAGTGGGAGCGGCTGATCAAGGCGGCGTTCCTCTACGTCGGTTCCAAGCTCTTCCTGCCGGTATCGGTCCAGGGCGGAAGCACGCTGGCGGTGCAGCTGGAGAAATTCCGCCACTCGCCCCATGGCCGCACCGACTCGCCGCTCGAGAAACTGCGCCAGCTGATCGGCGCCAGCCTCAAGGCCTACCGTGAGGGCGCCAACACCCGCAGGTGGCGAAACCGCATCATCGTCGATTATCTCAACAGCGTGCCGCTGGCCGCGGCGCCCGGCTACGGGGAGATCCACGGGATCGGCGAAGGGCTCCACGCCTGGTTCGGCCTCGACCTCAAGGAGGTGGTCGCGGCCCTGAAAAAGCCGGGCGCGGGGCCGGAAAAGGCGCGGGCCTACAAGCACGTGCTCACGCTGCTGATCGCGGTGCGGGCGCCTTCGGTCTTCCTGGTCGAGGAGCGCGATTCCCTGGAGGAGAAGGTCGGCCAGTTCACGCGGTTGATGGCGCGCGCCGGAGTCATCGACTGGGAGCTGGCCGCGGCGGTGCAGGGGACGCCGATCCAGTTTCTGCCAGCGGCGCCGCTGGCGCCGCAGCCTTCATCCGTCAAGAACAAGGCCGCGAATTCCATCCGCACCGCGCTGATGGAGCTACTGGGCGTCACCAACCTCTACGATCTCAACCGCCTTGACCTGCAGGTGGCGAGCACCATCGACGTTCCGCTGCAGAAGTACGTCACCGACTTTCTCCACAGCCTGGCGGACCGCGAAACCGTCCAGCGCTACAACCTCAACGGCGAAAGGCTCCTGGAAGGAAAGGATCCGCGGAAGGTCATCTATTCGTTCCTGCTCGTCGAGCCCACGCCCGCGGGGAACCTGGTGCGCGTGCAGGCGGATAACCTTCCCGGCCCTCTCGACTTCAACAAGAGCGTGAAGCTCGAGCTGGGTAGCACGGCGAAGCTGCGCACGCTCACGCACTATCTCGAGATCATGGCCGAGCTCCATCGGGAGCTCAAAGGGCTCGACCCCGGCGCGTTGCGGCAACGGGCGCAGAACGCGCGGGATCCGCTCACGCGCTGGGCGGCCGCGTCGCTGCAAGAGCACCAGGGTCTCGAGCTGGAACCGTTTCTCGAGCTTGCCCTGGAACGCAAGTACTCGGCCAGCCCGCACGAGGATTTTTTTACCGGCGGCGGGCTGCATCGTTTTGAAAACTTCGACCCGGACGACGACCGGCGTATCCCGACCTTGCGCGAGGCCTTCAGGAACTCTACCAACCTCGTCTTCATCCGGCTGATGCGGGACCTCGTGAGCTACCACCGGGCGCGGCTGCCCTACGACGCCGATGCCGTGCTCTCCGATCCGGAGCATCCCGAGAGGCTCCGGCTCCTCAGGGAAATCGCCGAGGAAGAGTCGCGCGGCGTACTGCGCCGCTCCTACCAGCTTTACCAGGGAGCCGCCGCCGGGCAGATCGTGGAGCGGCTGCTGGGCCAGCGCCGCACCGCCCGCCACCTCGCGATCCTGTTTTTCGCGTGGAAGATCGGATCGGACGAGCCCGCGCTCGCGGCCTGGCTGAGCTCCCACGGCGAATCGCACTCGGCCCGGGTGGTGAGCGAGCTCTTCCGATCCTACTCCAACCCGCGCTTGAACCTTTCCGACTACGGCTATCTGCTCTCGGTCCATCCGCTCGAGCTGTGGTGCGCCGGGATGCTCGCGCGCAAACCAACCATGTCCTGGCAGGAACTGTATGAGGCGAGCGCCGAAGCCCGCCGCGTCAGCTCCGGCTGGCTCCTGCAGTCCCGCAACCGCCGCCCCCAGGATCTCCGGTTGCGGATCCGCGCCGAGCGCGACGCCTTTGCGCGGATGACCCCCTACTGGCAACGGCTCGGCTTTCCCTTCAAGACCATGGTGCCGTCCTACGCCACCGCGATCGGCAACTCCTCGGACCGCCCGGTGGCGCTGGCGGAGCTTCTCGGGATTCTCGTCAATGACGGGGAGCGGCTGCGTCGTTCGGTGCTCGACAAGATTCACTTCGCGCCCGGCACTCCGTACGAGACGGTCTTCGAGCAACAGCCGAAGGGCGGCGAGCGGGTACTGGCTCCCGAGGTCGCGCGCGCCGTCAGAAGGGCGATGGCCGAGGTGGTCGAGCACGGCACGGCACGCCGGCTGAAAGGGGTCTTCCGGCTTCGCGACGGCAGGCTGCTCGTGGTCGGCGGCAAGACAGGCTCGGGCGACAACCGCTACGAAACCTTCAACCGCCACGGCGCGGTCACCAGCTCGCGCCCGACCAACCGCACGGCCGCCTTCGTCTTCTATATCGGCAAGCGCTATTTCGGCGTGGTCACCGCTTACGTGCAGGGCCAGGAGGCGGGCGATTACCATTTCACCAGCGCGCTCCCAGTTACGATCCTGAAGCTCCTCGCCCCGGCGATCCTGGCCGTCCTCGACGGCAAAGCGCCGCCGGCCGATCTCCGGGTCTGGTCGCCCCACGAGCCCGCCGGGCTGCTTCACGCCAGCGCGATCCGGCCGGAGTTTCCGCCTCGGGGTGCCGGGGATCAGGTGCCGCGGCGATTGCCGTAG
- a CDS encoding iron ABC transporter permease, which yields MLAAARLAAAGRVLAPRLRLQWLIVGAAAATIAYLTLIPLAMLVYGSLKSGPPGVGGNLTLRNYLVLLENWRLPAALANSLVFSAGSSLLAFSGGLYLAWMTERTNVPWRGAIYTCVLIPMIVPGILTTVGWIILFGRRSGIVNLVATQFFGLPGPLEINNMPGMIWVQGTDQIPLAFLLLAAALRSMDPSLEEAALVAGSGVLRTTFTITLRVLLPAILAVWMISFVRAIENFEVPALIGMPAGILVFATEVYLATKAVPTDFGLASTFAVVYLAITSIGVLLYLRWTAASEQFATITGKGFRPATHDLGAWRVPLAAATLAFCFVVFILPVLVVLWSSFLPFYMAPSRVALGSLTLDNYRNLWSFPMVQRALWNSFVLGISSSTITMLLTAIIAWIIVRTAWRGKGALDFLAFSPIAMPGLVMGIAILWLYLVLPVPVYGTLWILLIAYVTKYLPYGMRACSSSMLQIKKELEEASEASGASWPHTFRRVVLPLLAPGFVAGWIYVITHSFRELSTSIMLYRSGTEVISIVLFELWDGGQYPQLSALGMVLVAILVAISLVARAVGGRYSIQQV from the coding sequence ATGCTTGCCGCCGCCAGACTCGCCGCCGCCGGACGCGTTCTCGCGCCGCGTTTGCGCCTTCAGTGGCTGATCGTCGGCGCCGCGGCGGCGACGATCGCTTATCTCACGTTGATCCCGCTCGCCATGCTGGTTTACGGCAGCTTGAAGAGCGGCCCGCCCGGTGTCGGGGGAAACCTCACGCTGCGCAACTATCTCGTCCTGCTCGAGAATTGGCGGCTCCCGGCCGCTCTGGCCAATTCCCTGGTCTTCAGCGCCGGCTCGAGCCTCCTTGCCTTCAGCGGCGGCCTCTACCTGGCATGGATGACCGAGCGAACCAACGTTCCGTGGCGCGGCGCGATCTACACTTGCGTCCTGATTCCCATGATCGTGCCGGGAATCCTGACCACCGTCGGGTGGATCATTCTTTTCGGCCGCCGCTCCGGCATCGTGAATCTCGTTGCCACGCAGTTTTTCGGTCTGCCCGGCCCTCTGGAGATCAACAACATGCCGGGGATGATCTGGGTGCAGGGAACGGATCAGATACCGCTTGCCTTCCTTCTCCTGGCCGCGGCCCTGCGCTCGATGGACCCCTCTCTCGAGGAAGCCGCGCTGGTTGCGGGCTCGGGCGTGCTGCGCACCACCTTCACGATCACGCTGCGCGTGCTTTTGCCGGCGATCCTCGCGGTGTGGATGATCAGCTTCGTACGGGCGATCGAAAACTTCGAGGTGCCGGCGCTGATCGGGATGCCGGCCGGCATCCTGGTCTTCGCCACGGAGGTTTATCTGGCCACCAAGGCGGTCCCGACCGACTTCGGCCTGGCGAGCACCTTCGCGGTGGTCTACCTCGCGATCACCAGTATCGGGGTGCTGCTCTATCTCAGATGGACCGCCGCTTCGGAGCAGTTCGCCACCATCACCGGCAAGGGGTTCCGTCCGGCGACCCACGATCTCGGAGCCTGGCGCGTGCCGCTCGCGGCGGCAACGCTGGCTTTTTGCTTCGTCGTTTTCATCCTCCCCGTGCTGGTCGTTCTCTGGTCTTCCTTCCTGCCCTTCTACATGGCCCCGTCCAGGGTCGCGCTCGGAAGCCTCACGCTCGACAACTACAGGAACCTGTGGAGCTTTCCGATGGTCCAGCGGGCGCTCTGGAACAGCTTCGTGTTGGGCATCTCGAGCTCGACGATCACGATGCTGCTCACGGCGATCATCGCCTGGATCATCGTCCGCACCGCCTGGCGGGGCAAGGGCGCGCTGGACTTCCTCGCCTTCAGCCCGATCGCCATGCCCGGCCTGGTGATGGGGATCGCGATCCTGTGGCTCTACCTGGTGCTGCCGGTGCCCGTTTACGGCACGCTGTGGATTCTTCTGATCGCCTACGTGACGAAGTACCTGCCCTACGGCATGCGGGCCTGCTCCTCATCGATGCTGCAGATCAAGAAGGAGCTGGAGGAGGCTTCGGAAGCGAGCGGGGCGAGCTGGCCGCACACCTTCCGCCGCGTGGTGCTGCCGCTGCTGGCGCCGGGCTTCGTCGCCGGGTGGATCTACGTCATCACCCACTCGTTTCGCGAGCTTTCGACGTCGATCATGCTCTACCGAAGCGGCACCGAGGTGATCTCGATCGTGCTCTTCGAGCTGTGGGACGGCGGCCAGTACCCGCAGCTTTCGGCCCTCGGCATGGTGCTGGTGGCGATCCTGGTCGCGATCAGCCTGGTCGCGCGCGCAGTCGGGGGCCGCTACTCGATTCAGCAGGTCTGA
- a CDS encoding extracellular solute-binding protein yields the protein MKLIKALAALHAVACLAVAVCSPAAAATVEELLAGINKLPPKERQRRLEEGARKEGRVVVYSNQGLETIQEYSNAFSKKYPFIKVEASRLQGAKGLDRILLEHRVGKLPADVVGVDFDNIGELLKADVHARYDSPEKKHYASQFWDKQGRWYVNDYTLVVIAYNTSLVKPSEAPRGYPDLLDPKWKNDISIDNEPEQAVFAWLMDWGEAKTAEYMKALMRNGAVPRRGHTLQVQLLCSGETKIAVEVYPPRVMQMKYEKKCPIAMVWPNPTPGSLGSHTGIMKSAKNPHAAALYMDFLLSEDGVVALVRGGGTIPARTGAKAGWQEILNALADKRIRKVVIGHEKMAELKEKGYKLIEDIIVRKQLR from the coding sequence ATGAAGCTCATCAAAGCGCTGGCGGCACTCCACGCCGTAGCCTGCCTGGCGGTGGCCGTCTGCTCTCCGGCCGCGGCCGCCACGGTCGAAGAGCTGCTCGCCGGGATCAACAAGCTCCCGCCGAAGGAAAGGCAGCGGCGGCTCGAGGAGGGGGCGCGAAAAGAGGGTCGGGTGGTGGTCTACTCCAATCAGGGGCTCGAGACCATCCAGGAATATTCCAACGCCTTCAGCAAGAAATACCCGTTCATCAAGGTCGAGGCCTCGCGCCTTCAGGGCGCGAAAGGGCTGGACCGGATCCTGCTCGAGCACCGGGTCGGAAAGCTGCCGGCCGACGTCGTCGGGGTGGACTTCGACAACATCGGCGAGCTGCTCAAGGCCGACGTTCACGCGCGGTACGACTCTCCCGAGAAGAAGCACTACGCGAGCCAGTTCTGGGACAAGCAAGGGCGGTGGTATGTCAACGACTACACGCTCGTGGTGATTGCCTACAACACCAGCCTGGTCAAGCCGAGCGAAGCCCCGAGGGGGTATCCGGACCTGCTCGATCCGAAATGGAAGAACGACATCTCGATCGACAACGAGCCCGAGCAGGCGGTGTTCGCCTGGCTCATGGACTGGGGGGAGGCCAAGACCGCGGAGTACATGAAGGCGCTGATGCGCAACGGCGCCGTGCCGCGGCGCGGCCACACGCTGCAGGTGCAGCTTCTCTGCAGCGGCGAGACCAAGATCGCCGTGGAGGTCTATCCGCCTCGGGTCATGCAGATGAAGTACGAGAAGAAATGTCCGATCGCCATGGTCTGGCCGAATCCGACTCCGGGATCGCTCGGGAGCCACACGGGGATCATGAAGAGCGCGAAAAACCCCCACGCGGCGGCGCTCTACATGGACTTCCTTCTCAGCGAGGACGGGGTGGTGGCGCTGGTGCGCGGAGGCGGAACGATTCCGGCGCGCACCGGGGCCAAGGCCGGCTGGCAGGAGATCCTCAACGCGCTGGCGGACAAGAGAATCCGCAAGGTGGTGATCGGCCACGAGAAGATGGCCGAGCTGAAGGAAAAGGGCTACAAGCTGATCGAGGACATCATCGTACGCAAGCAGTTGCGTTGA
- a CDS encoding DGQHR domain-containing protein: protein MLATRVVQKEGAFYFVAYKAPDLLERVRFTSRYYFEGEEIEAEEPGEDEVAKFIAGIERSEKSFQRVLNRRKIRQIVNFYENAVSQPLIPGTILLFTEETLRFRRSDLSEQVGFLSEPGGKFLVIDGQHRLAALHFYRQRHPELADQLDVPCVLFDGKSGDFATEMFVIINSTHTRINKSHLVDLYERVSWETPEKKLAARVVNLLYEQNDSPLRYRINRLGGRSRQEKWILQSELFNELYKVVQANRRFFDEQFQMRADRLYPLVRDYLKAVREVMEAIWGDNEKFMFTRDVTLKALLRVFGDLLHNRKLIQAWQEERSPGVFAPVLRPWSGLAREFRSEGFYERFPAKGQIERVRRIHLKLAQHLNPG, encoded by the coding sequence ATGCTCGCGACCCGCGTGGTGCAAAAGGAAGGCGCCTTCTACTTCGTCGCCTACAAGGCGCCCGATCTGCTGGAGCGCGTGCGGTTCACCAGCCGCTACTATTTCGAGGGCGAGGAGATCGAGGCCGAGGAGCCGGGCGAAGACGAGGTGGCGAAGTTCATCGCGGGAATCGAGCGGAGCGAGAAGTCGTTTCAACGCGTGCTCAACCGGCGCAAGATCCGCCAGATCGTCAACTTCTATGAAAACGCGGTTTCCCAGCCGTTGATCCCCGGCACGATCCTGCTCTTCACCGAAGAAACGCTGCGCTTTCGCAGGTCCGATCTTTCCGAGCAGGTGGGATTTCTCAGCGAGCCGGGCGGCAAGTTTCTCGTCATCGACGGCCAGCACCGGCTGGCGGCGCTCCATTTTTACCGCCAGCGCCATCCGGAGCTGGCCGATCAGCTCGACGTCCCCTGCGTGCTCTTCGACGGCAAGAGCGGCGACTTCGCCACCGAGATGTTCGTCATCATCAATTCGACCCACACGCGGATCAACAAGTCGCACCTCGTCGATCTCTACGAGCGGGTCTCCTGGGAAACCCCCGAAAAGAAGCTCGCGGCCAGGGTCGTGAACCTGCTCTACGAGCAGAACGACTCGCCGCTGCGCTACCGCATCAACCGCCTGGGGGGGAGGAGCCGGCAGGAAAAATGGATCCTGCAGTCAGAGCTCTTCAACGAGCTCTACAAGGTCGTGCAGGCCAACCGGCGCTTCTTCGACGAGCAGTTCCAGATGCGGGCCGATCGCCTCTATCCGCTCGTGCGCGATTATCTCAAGGCGGTGCGCGAGGTGATGGAGGCGATCTGGGGAGACAACGAAAAGTTCATGTTCACCCGCGACGTCACGCTGAAGGCCCTGTTGCGGGTCTTCGGCGATCTCCTGCACAACCGAAAACTGATCCAGGCGTGGCAGGAGGAGCGCTCGCCGGGGGTCTTCGCCCCGGTGCTCCGCCCGTGGTCGGGCCTCGCGCGGGAGTTCCGCTCCGAAGGGTTCTACGAACGTTTCCCGGCCAAAGGGCAGATCGAGCGGGTGCGGCGCATCCACCTCAAACTGGCCCAGCACTTGAATCCGGGTTAG